The genomic DNA CAGGAAGCCGAAGCCCTTTTGGCCACGATGGCGAAACAGACTGCCGATCTTACCGCGAAACAGAAGGTGCTGATCGAGACCGACGGCAAAGAAGAAGCCGCTCGTGTTGCTGCGGAGGCGAAAGTCGCGGAGATGAAGAAGTCGGTCGACACGGTCACGCCGATGATCGCTGCCGCGAAAGAGGCAGAAGCAGCACTCACCGCGAAGGTTGCTGAGCTCGCTAAAAAGGCAGCTGCCCAGCCAGCGGAGGTCGCAAAGTTTGCAGCGGCAATCCAACAGAACACCGCTCAGGTCCCCGTGATTGAAAAGCAGATCGCCGATGCCAAGACGGCTCTGGACGCAGCCACGGCCGGTCTGGCAACGGCGAAGACCGAGACCGAAGGCGCGCGCGCCAACGTGGCCACCGCGCAACAACGACTCGAAGGCTTGAAGACCGAATTCGTCGCGTTCCAAGGGACAGCGGCAAAGCTGGCCGAAGCGCAAGCGGCGGCCGAAGCGGAAGCCGAAGCCAAACGTAAGGCGATGGAAGCCGAAGCCGCTGCGGCGGAAAAGGTTGCCGCGTCCATGGCCGCTCGCGACGCCCAACTGAAGCAGCTCGAAGAGAACATGAAGAAGCTGCAAGCTCAATTGGCTGAAATGCAGAAGGCTCAAGCGGCTGAACAGGAAAACCTGTCGACCATCAAAACGAAGGTTGGCGAGCTGGAGGCAGCGGCCGACGAAGCGTTGTCGGAAGCGGAAGCCAAGAAGGAAAAGGCTGAATTCTTCAAATCGGCCTACGGCACGTAGTGCCTTGGCTGCACGGCGCAAGCGGCACGTTCGCCTGTACCGTCGGCCGCGACCTGGCCCGACGGAACGTCCCCCGGCTCGGAAGCGATGCTCGGTTTCGGCGCCGGCCGACTGCGGAGCGGAACATCGATGAGCTCAAGTGACGACTATGGGCTCAGCCCGGCGAAACCGCCGGCCGCGATCGATCCGCCGGTCATCGATTACCGCCCGCCAATGCCACGCAATCGTGATCGCACGATTGCCTTAATTGGTGCGGGTGGGATTTGCGGATCGCATCTCCAGGCCTACCGCGACGCCGGTTTGAACGTCGTCGCGATTGTCGACCGCACGCTTTCCAAAGCCGAAGCGGTGCGAGACCGCTACTTCCCCAACGCCGAAGCAATTGCCGATTACCGGGTGTTGTTGATTCGCGACGATGTGGAAGTCTTCGACGTGACGCCTCATCCCGCCGATCGGTTGCCGATCCTTGAAGATGCGATCGTTGCCGGCAAACATCTATTGAGCCAAAAGCCGCTGGTCTTGGATCTCGACGACGGCGCGCGTTTGGTCGCGCTGGCCGAACAGCACCGCGTGCGTCTGGCGGTGAATCAGAATGGGCGTTGGGCACCTCATTTTCGATACATCGATCAAGCGGTCCGATCGGGACTGATCGGCGATGTTGTGTCGATCGATTTTTCGCTGCAATGGGATCAAACCTGGATCGCTGGTATCGAGGCGTTGGAGCGGATCAAGCATCTGATCCTGTTCGATTTTGGGATCCATTGGTTCGACATCACGACCTGTTGGATGGCCGCCCAAAAGCCAACCCAGGTCTGGGCGGCGACAACCCAGAGGGTTGACCAGAAGTTCCGCCCCGACGCGTTGGCTTCCGTGGTAATCCAATACCCCACCGCTCAGGTCCGGATGTCATTTAATGGGCACGTCACCCGTGGCGAATTGGATTCGACAACGATCGTCGGCACGCGGGGAACGCTGCGATCGCAAGGCCCCGGCTTGAACCATCAACCCTACATCGAAGGCTTTCTCGACGCGGGCTCGTATCGCGTTCCGTTGGAAGGTTGCTGGTTTAAAGAGGGATTTCAAGGATCGATGGGAGAACTGCTGTCGGCCATCGAAGACGATCGATTGCCGGAACACAACGCACGGGAGAACCTCGATTCATTAGCACTCTGCTTTGCCGCCGTGCAAAGCGCCGAAACCGGGGAAGCGGTTACGATCGGCAGCGTGCGTCAGCTTCCCAATGGGGAAGGCTAAGAGCGTCGAACGACGCCAGCTAGCGTACCAAAGCTTGCCGAATCCGAGCGGCCACGGCCGGATCCTGTTCGGTGGACAGCAGCGTGCGAAGTTCCTTGGCGATGTTCGGGTCGGTCATCGTTCCCAATGCGGCTAAGGCACGCATCCGGACCGTTCGTTCGGCATCTTCGGCAAGCCAAAGCAGCCACTGACGCGGGTCGATGTCCGATCGTTGCGTGATCTCGTCGATCAAGCTGTTCCGCACTGCAGCGTTGGTCGACGCCAAACGAATCGCCAAGCTGAGGTCGGCGGGCTGAAATCCACGATTCACCAGTTCGCTGCGCGCCGCATGGGCCAGCGGTTTGCGAATGCTGGACAACAGATCGATCACAGCGCGGGTCGAATAGGCTTCCAGCGCACCGTCGGTCGAGTAGCCTCCCGCCGAAAGGATCGGTGCCTCCCCGCCAATCGGTAACGTTTGGACAATCGCCGTCGATGCGGGGCCGCTTGTCAGCATTTCCGGTTGCAGCGTGCTGGTTTCCACCAACGCCGGAGGTGTGGCGGTGGCCGGGCGTCGGGTGGGATCGACCCACATGTTTTCATCGAGAACGTTCGTTGCGACCCGCTCCGATTCCATCGGCTGTAAATCCAACGGTTGCAAATTGGGAAGCAACTCGGTTTCGCCCGTTGTAGCCGCGGCAAAGGGTTGCGGCGAGGCAACGGTTGGTAGCGACGACGTTGTGGTCAACAGAGTTGGCGCGTCGGCGGTCGCGTCGGCTGGCAACCCGATCTGCGACAACAGCGATGTCGCGGTGCGGTAGCTGGTTTTGGCGCGTTGCAGGTCGATGTCCAACGTATCGAGCAAAGTCTGGGTCAGCAGTTCGTTCACCCATGGATAACGCTCATTCGGAATTTCAGGCAAGCGTTCTGACAATTGACGGGTGAGTTCGAAATGGCACGCGGCCCCATCGACGGGCCCCTTTTGCATCATCACGTCCTGCATGTTTTTTAAGACCTGCAATGACGAACGCGCAACGCTGCGGTCGCGATGGGCCAAGGTTTGCACCAAGACGGGAATGCCCGAAACGCCCAAGTGCCCAATCGATTGCAACCGTTCGCTGTGAGGTCCCGATGGAAGATCTTCGATGCCTTGGGTAAGCTGGTTCAACAAAAACCAATTGCAGACGCGCGGCACGACAAAGACCGTCAAAACGACGACCAAACCGATTGCAACCCACCAGGGCCAACCGGAGAAACGCCGTTGACGCCGGTAGGCGAACGGGTTGCTGGATTGGTGGTGGTTCATGCGGTGACGGCTCCGGTGCGGTTGACTGTGCGAATTCTTCTTTGATGTGTGTAATAAGACAATAGCAGTATTGCGTTTGAGGGTCGTTTGCCGCTGCGGCGAACGCTATCAAATCGCAGCCGCGATGCCAGAGGACCCGGTTTATGTTTGCCAACGAGGACACGATCGCCGCGATAGCATCTCCGCCGGGAGCGGCGATTCGTGGAATCGTCCGTATCAGTGGCCCTCAAACGACGCGGATTTTGCAAACGATTTGCCCCAGTTGCGATTCGATTCCCACGCGGGCCTCACGAATCCGCACGCCGATCGAATTGGGGCCTCCCTTAGGACAAGTTGATGCAAGCATTTTGCTGTGGCCCAATGAACGGTGTTACACCGGGATGCCAAGCGCCGAGATTCATCTGCCCGGTGCCGCGCCGATCCTGAATGCCGCCCTTGAGCGTTTGTTGGATCATGGGGCTCGGATGGCCGAACCGGGCGAATTTACGATGCGTGCGTTTTTGGCCGGTCGATTGGACCTGACCGAAGCCGAAGCGGTTTTGGGCGTGATCGATGCCGACGATAAGCGAACGCTTGATACCGCCCTGCGGCAGCTGTCCGGAGGGCTCTCGGGCCCGTTGAACCAATTGCGGACGGAACTGCTGAATTTGCTAGCTCATCTCGAAGCGGGGCTCGACTTCGTCGAAGAGGACATCGAATTCATCACCCAAGCCGAACTATCGTCGAACATTCAACGGATCTGCCATCAGATCGAAGCGATCACCGAACAGATGACCTCGCGTGAAGCCGCAACCGGCCCGCCGCAAGTCGTTTTGCGCGGCGATCCGAATGCTGGCAAAAGTAGCCTGATCAATGCGCTAAGTGGCCAAGAGATTGCAATCGTGTCGGAACTCGCCGGAACGACACGCGATTGTGTGGAACGAACGATCGATTGTGGTGGTCTGGCGGTGCGTGTGATCGATACCGCGGGCATTGAAGCGACCGACGATGCGATCAATCAACAGGCGCAACGATTGGGCGATCGGGCGCACGAAGAAGCCGATCTGTTATTGGTTTGTGTCGATCTCACGCAGACGTCATTGCTGCCGTGGCAGCAAACGCTTCGCACGGCAGGGGCCGATTCGGGGAACCGCGCCGCAGGCCGACCGATGTTGTTCGTTGGCACCAAACGAGACCGTTGCCAAACGTTGCCCGATTGGGTCGACGACGATTGGGTCCTGACCAGCAGCTTGACCGACCAGGGAATTGCGAACTTGAAATCCCGCATCGGCGATCGGTTGCAGACCTCGGACGTTGCCGAATCGAGCACGATTTCGTCGACGGCGGTTCGCTGCCGCGAAACCCTAGCGCAAGCGACCGACGCGTTGGCCAATGCCCATCAAGTGATCCGCGACCAATTGGGAGAAGAGCTGGTGGCTGCGGAGCTTCGCTTTGCGCTCGACGCGATCGGCCGGGTCACGGGTGTGGTTTACACCGACGACATTTTGGATCGCATCTTCAGCGAATTTTGCATCGGCAAATAGCCGTTTCCGAAGATCAAACGTCCCCCGCGGCAAGCACTTCGATCAACCCACGGCAGAAATCGGGCAGATCGTCGGGCCGACGACTGGTGACGTGATTGCGGTCGATCACGACGGCGGCATCTTCCCAAATCGCCCCCGCATTGACCAGATCGTCTTTGATCCCAGGAGACCCCGTCACGCGGATGCCTTTGTAGACGCCGGCGGAAATCGGAATCCAACCACCATGACAGATCGCACCGATCGGTTTCCCGGCATCGTGAAAATCGCGGACGATCTGCAACACTTTGGGATCGCGACGCAGCTTATCGGGCATAAAGCCCCCGGGGACGACCAAGCCGGTGAAGTCGGCCGGATCGATCTCCGCGATGGCGACATCCGAAGTGCAGGGATAGCCGTTTTTGCCGTTGTAATTCGCATTTGCCTCGGGACCGGCGACCACAACGTGGGCACCCGCTTCGATCAAGCGGAGCTTTGGATACCAAAGTTCCAAGTCTTCGTAGATCTCGCCGACAAAGACCAAGATTTTGTGACCACTCAATGCAGACATAGGTTTCCTTTGCGGGGGAGCAATTTTGTTGGGCAAGCACACCCAATCGGTGCGGGGCATCGTACCAAGGGCCCTCGCTTGTCGCAAATTGACATTCCAACCACCGTATCGCTTCGCTTATTGTTCCCCACAGTGGTCGCAATCGATCTTCGGAATCGCCGATCGATCTGCTAGTGTTCCGCTTTGATCTCCGCACACAACCAAACCTTCCACCATTCAAAGGGCGTCACGGATGATGCATTTGATTCGACCGATCGGCATGTTGGGCCTGCTGATTGCAGCAACCTGTTTGGCGCAGCAACCGAACAACGGGCAGCCTCAACGCCCCAGCACCACAACCCCCGCTGCGGGAAACACCCCGCCGCAAGTTGCATCGCAGCCATTCCCCGCCTTGACCGCCGAACAACAAGCCCGATTGGACCAGTTGCTCTCAGCGTGGGAAACGTCCAGCAATTCGACCAAGCGGCTGTCGGCCAGTTTCAAGCGATGGCAATTCCGTCCGCTGCAAGCTCCCAAAGAAATTCACGCCACCTGGGCCCGCGGCGAAGTGAAATACCAAGCGCCCGCGCAAGGAATGTACCGCGTTGAAGAGATGTTGTTCTTCAACGGATTCGACCCCGAGAAGGCACCGATCTACAAGAAGCAAGCCAACCAACCCGGCGAGTGGTGGGTCTGCACGGGAAAAGAACTGCTGGAGTTTGATCGCGCTAACAAGAAGTGTGAGATCTTAGAACTGCCGCCTGAAATGCAAGGGACGCAGATTGTTTCCAGCCCGCTGCCGTTTGTCTTCAACCTGCACGCTCAAGAGATGAAAGATCGCTATTGGTTGCAAGAACTGCCACCCAAGGAGCAGGGCGAATATTGGCTCGAAGCGTGGCCCAAACATCAAAAGGACCGCGCCGAATTCCTGAAGGTGATGATCATCATCGATGCCAAGCAATTCCTGCCGAAGGCCTTGGTCCTGTTTCCGCCAAACTTCGATCAACGCAACAATCCCGAACGGGACGTTTATGAATTCACCGATGTCCAACGCAACGGAAATCTATTCTCCAAAGCGATGGAAGGCATCTTCGGGCAGAACTTCATCGATGTCTCGCCCCCCGCGGATTGGAAAATCATTCGCAACAAGTTCAATACGGGGACACCGCCGAAGATGGCACAAGAACAAGGAAACCTTCCGCCTGGACAAGCCCCTCAAAACCGATAGCCTCGGACCACGCATCGCCACCCCACGGGCCGTCTTCGATCGTCCATGGGGTACCGGTGCGCCGACGCCGGAAGATGCAAACCGCAACGCACCTCAAACATTCGCATCCCTTCCACTCCCGCCCACCTTCCATTCCTTCCCGCCCCCACACACGATGCCTGCTCGACTGGAAACCTACTGTCGTGTCGCAACGCTAACTTGGGCGTTGGCCAGTTCATTGTTAATGGGTTGCGGCACCACAAGTTCGCGAACCGCAACCGACCAGTTGTTGTTGTCCGACGCGGTCGACCGCAGCATCACGGCGATCGACTTTCGCCCGCTGACCGGCAGAAAGGTCTACCTGGACGCCACCTATGTGCAACCGGTGAAGGGTTTGTTGTTCGTAAACTCGGACTACATTATCAGTTCGCTGCGACAACAGATCATCGCGGCGGGATGCCTATTGGAAGATGAACGCAAGGATGCCGAACTGATCATCGAGGCTCGCGTCGGAACGCTGGGGGCCGATGGCTACCAGGTCATCTATGGAATTCCCGCCAGCAACGCGTTGTCGACAGCCGCTTCGCTAGTCGCTGAGGCGCCGCCGGTTCCCACGATCCCAGAACTCTCGTTCGCGCGACGTGAATCGAACGAAGCGTCCGCAAAAATCGCAGCATTCGCCTACGACCGCGAAACTCGCAAAGCCGTCTGGCAGTCGGGAATCTCACGCAGCGAATCGGACTCCCGCGACACATGGGTAATGGGCGTTGGGCCGTTCGAAAGCGGAACCGTTCGAGACGACACGCGGTTGGCCGGACGGAACCTGCCATTTCACCACGACGAAGAAACCCCGCATGCCAGCAATCTGCGGACGCCGCGTCCCGCTGTGGATTTATCCGATGAAATCCGGTTTGAAGATGGGTATCCGATCGTCCCCGGTGCACCGCCACAACCAGGCGTGATGGCGGCAGGCCAAGAGGCGGTTGTGCTCGACGCGACGCAAGGCGATGAACTGAAAACCGTCTCGTTTGAAGAGGCGGCCAAGGTCTCCGAGGAATCGAGCGAAGGAAAACCGCCCGGCGATCCACCGCCGAAACCAAAACCGAAACCAAAGTAGTCGACTTTACCGAAAACTCAGCCCGAATCCCCATTCACGAATCCCTTCTTTCGAGCATTCGCATGTCGAACAATCCCTATCACATCTTGATTACTCGCTTGTCCGCGATCGGCGATTGCATCGCGACGATGCCATTGGCCGCGGCGATTAAGCAAGCGATGCCACAGTCCAAGATCACCTGGGCGGTATCGTGTGCCGCAAAGCAGCTGTTGGATATCTGCCCCGATGTGGACCGCGTGATCGTGGTGCCCAAACGCTACCTGCGCCAGCCGAGCGAATTGCTGGCGATGCGTCGGATGCTTCGACAGGAACCGATCGACTGTGTCTTGGATCCGCAAAGCCTCACGAAAAGCGCGGCCCTGGGATGGTTGAGTGGCGCTCGATTGCGGATTGGATTCGCCAAACCGCGAGGCCGCGAACTGGCCCCCTGGTTGAACACCGTTTCCGTCGATGGAGATCCCGAACGGCATTTGATCGACGCCCAGGCGACGCTTCTGAAGCCCATCGATATCGTGCCGTCGAAGCCGCAATTCCACCTAAACATCCCCGACGAAACGCTTGCCTGGGCAAAACAACATGTCCAGGAATGCGTCGACCATCCCAGCCCCGTGATCATCAATCCGGGAGCCGGTTGGGACAGCCGGTTGTGGCCGACCGAGCGCTACGCCGAGGTGGCCACTTGGCTGCATCGCGAACATCAAATCCCGACCTTGGTTGTATGGGCTGGGGATCGTGAACGCGGTTTCGCCGAAGAGATTTGCTCGGCCTCCAACGGCATTGCCAAGGTAGCAGGGGACACGTCGCTGGTGCAATTGGCGGCGGTCTTGAAACAGGCGAAGTTGTTTCTCAGCAGCGACACTGGGCCGATGCATCTGGCGGTTGCCGTGGGAACCCGATGCTTATCGCTGCACGGACCGACGCGTCCCGAATTGTCGGGGCCTTATGGACCGCAACACCTTTCGATTCAGAAGGCGCGTTTCGATGGCAGCAGCCGCGAACGGCGTGGCGCCGACAATTGGTCGATGCAGGCGATTCCGGTTGCCGAGGTCTGTGCCGGATTGACACAAATGCTCAGCATGTCGTCGCGGGCTGCTGCGTGAGCCCGTCGTCGGTTATGCTAAACGCCTTCCTCCGACAACGCGGGATGCGTTTCCAATCGTTACGCCCGCGTTGCGCCGATCGCCATCGCCCCACGTAAACACCGCGCGGGCTTTGCGATCTCCTCGCATCCATCCCTCCAAAGGCTCGCCATCATGAATTGGAAAGACATCCCAGGCCTCGACGGCGTTGAATCTCCCGGACTGCTCATCGATGCCGACGCGGTTCAACAGAACATCGATCGGATGATCGAAATTGTCGGTGGCCCCGACCACGTCGACCGCCTGTTCCCTCACGTCAAGACGCATAAGATCCCCGAGATCACCCGGATGCAGGTCGATGCGGGGATCACAAAATTTAAAGCCGCCACGTTATCGGAAGCTCAAATGGCCGCTACCGCTGGCGCCCGTGAGGTCTTGATTGCGCATCAATTGGTCGGCCCCAAGGTCGACCGTCTAGCAACTTTGATCGACGATTTCCCGAACACTCAATTTGCGGTTCTAGTTGACGACCCACACGCGGCTGATGCAATCAATCAAAAGTGTGGCGACGCCGAGAATCCATTGGATGCCTACATCGACATCGATTGCGGGATGCATCGAACCGGGATTCTCTTGGGCAACCCAAGCGATGCATTGCGAGCGCATCTGGATTCGCTGTCGGGGCTGCGTTACGCCGGCTTACACGTTTACGACGGCCACCTGCACGATCCCGACTTGCAAGTCCGCACCGAAAAAGTCAAAGAGATCCTTGGCAAAGTCGCTCGCCACGAGCAGCAACACCCGTCGCCACGGGTGATCGTTGGTGGATCGCCCACGTTTGGCATCTGGGCCGCCGAAACCTCGTGGCATTGCAGTCCTGGGACCACTTTGTTGTGGGATTTCGGATACGGAAACGCCCACCCCGATCTACCGATGACCGTTGCTGCGGCACTGATTTCCCGAGTCATCAGCAAGCCGGGCGAGGGGAAAATCTGCATCGATCTGGGCCACAAATCGATCTCCGCAGAGATGCCGTTAGAGAAACGATTCCAATTCCCCGACCTGCCCGATGCCCAACCGATCGGACAAAGCGAAGAGCATTTGGTCCTGCAAACGCCAAACGCCGCGTCGCTTCATGTCGGGGATATCGTGATCGCCATCCCTCGCCATATTTGCCCAACGGTCGCGTTGCATTCGCATGCAACCGTGGTCCGTGGAGGCCGGGTGACGGGGGAACGATGGCGCGTGACCGCTCGCGACCGGTAAACTTTCGACGAGGCGAACCTGTGAAAAAGCAAACGCGTCCGGTCGAGGTGACAATCCCCGCATGGGGCGTGTTTGTTTTGGAAAGTCATCACGCCGCCGACTTCCAAATGGAACCGTCTCGCCATCCCTTCCTGGAGATCTTCCATGTGATGCAGGGACGCGGGACGATTCGAATCGGAAAACGCCAGGTCGCCTGCCAAGCCGACGATACGGTAATCATCCCGCCGGGGGACGAACATTCGATCGTCGACGATCCCCAAGATCCGCTTTCGATCTACGGCGTCTGCATCGCGACGCAGCTATACGCCTGGCACGATGCTGCCGCGCAGTGGTGCAAGCCTGGGCTGCGATCGGTCAACAAACTCGCGCTGCCGGGAATCCGCGACAACCTGCGTCGGATGCTGTACGAGCAATCGGTTCCGCGTCGCGGCAGCGAACTAACGATCGCCGGCCTGGCGATTCAACTGCTGGGAACCTTGGCGGGCGATCGCGGACCGGGATCGTTGCCAGCCGCAGACAGCCCCTCGATGCACGGGCATGCCCAAGCGGTCGCTCAATATATCGAACAACTGCGCGCCCACTTCTTCGACGCGTCGGATATCGATTCCGCCGCGCAAAAACTGGGAATCAGCCGCCGCCGCTTCACGGAACTGTTTCGCCAAGCGACCGGTCAAACGTGGCTGCAATTCCTAACCGACCGACGCGTCGAACATGCCTGTCATCTGCTGAAACAGACCGATCGGACCGTCGTCTCGATCGCTTTCGAGTGTGGCTTCGAAGATCTGTCGAGCTTCTATCGCGCGTTCAACCGACGAATGCACGTCGCGCCAAACAAGTGGCGTCAGCGCTAAATCTGCGCGTTTCACAGGCAGTCCTTGCAAAGAATACAGGCAACCAAAGGATGTGAACAGCCTGCCACCGAAACGCGAACGGAAACCAGATACCCAGTGACAGCACCTTAAGAGAAGATCGCTTCCCTCAAGCAATAAGCTCGTCGGATCGTCGGAAATGGCATAGACATTGCTTTCTCCAAGAGGTGCATGAAGTCTTGATCGCAGAGCAGGACCCCGTTGCTTCTTATCACCTTTTGTTTATCTGCTAGCTCCAAAACGCGGAACGCGACGTCAAAGCGTTCCCAATAGCTTCGGCTTGCGAAACTCGACTTTATCACATTGTTCGCGCACGCAGTTCGGTTTATTCCAACGCACGTTCGTGCCCCGGTCACTGCGATGCTGAAAGGATGGTTCCATTCTATATTTAGGGAGGTTTTGTACCGATGACTATTCAGAAATCGAAGTCGGCGTTCACATTGGTCGAATTGTTAGTCGTGATCGCCATCATTGGCATTTTGGTTGGACTATTGCTCCCCGCGGTACAGGCCGCTCGAGAAGCAGCACGCCGGATGCAATGCAGCAACAACCTGAAACAACTCGGCCTAGCGCTGCACAACTACCACGACACCTTCAAGACGTTTCCACCGGCATTGTTGGGATCGGGACGCTACAACAGCGCCAGCTATCACGCGGCGCACGGCGGGGTCAAAAACACGACCGGATGGGCACTGCTGTTACCCTTCTTTGAGCAGTCGACGATCGCCGACAAGTACAATTACGATGTCTGCTCCAGCAGCTCCAGCCCCTACGGGCTCGCTGTCGTGGGGGACGATTCGATCAACGATGGCCTCTACAACACGCGGCTCGACGTTCTCGAATGCCCATCGGATCCAAGCGCCGGCCGCGTATGGTCCGTGGAAGTCGGCGGAACCGGATTCTATTCGCGCCGCGATGCGATCCAAACCAGCTATCTATTCAGCACAGGCGGCTTCACCGACTACAGCGCCCCATGGGAAACCTATTCCAGCGACGTACGCCAAGGCGTCTTCGGCAATGACGGAGCGGCCAAATTTGCCAGCATGACCGACGGCACGTCGATGACGATCGCCATTGGCGAAGCAACCGGTGGTCCGTTCAAGACATCGTCCAGCTACGGACCTTGGGGCATGACCGGGACGCACACCTGCTGCCACGGCTATCTTCCCGGCGGCAGTTCCACCGAACTGACCCAAGCCTACGCCGCTTCTTACACGCAAAACTGGAGCATCAACGGGGCTTACAATAACGATTCGTTGGGACGGACCTACGCATGGGTCTTCGGCAGCAAGCATCCCGGCGGAGCAAGCTTTGTTTATGCCGATGGTTCGGTTCACCTGCTGACCGAAACGATGAACTACATGACGCTGCAACAACTGGGCTACATCCGCGACGGACAGCCTTTACCGTCGGACTACTAATCGCGCCACGTCCCCTTTCGTTTCTCTTCTATTCCGATGGCCGGCCGCTCCGTGCGGCCGGCCCGTCACAACGTTCCATTTCAGAGGTTGTTGATCACCGATGCGCACGATCTTCCCGATGTTTCTATTTGTTCTCACCGCCGTTAGTTCCGGTTGCGGTCCCGGGTCCAACGAACCGCCGACGGTAAGCGTGCGGGGCACCGTGACCCTTGGCGGAAAACCTCTCGAAGGGGCCAACGTCTACTATTTCAGCGAGCAATACAGCAGTGCGGGCAAGACCGACGCGGCGGGTGTTTATGAGCTGACTAAAGGCGCTTTGCCCGGCGAAAACACCGTCTACATCAGCAAGATATCGGTCCCCGAGGGCGCTCTGGCGGGCCCCGACGGCGGAGTCGACGAGGGGCAGTTGATGGCGATGGCTGGCGATCCAGCACTCGCGCGATCGAAGTCGGGGCCCAAGGAAATCGTCCCCGTAAAATATAGCGATCCGAGCAAGACGGAGTTAACGATTACAGTCCCCGAACCGGGAACCGAAGCTGCCAACTTTGCCTTGGAAGCGAAATAGCCGTTCGAAACGGCGAACCAACTTTCAAGAAGAACCTTCGCTACAACATCGCCAACGCTACCGGTCGCCCGAGCAATCGGGAGACGCTATGGAAAGTGCGCGCTTCATGGGCAGCGGCTGCAACGAACTGCAGCAACACGCGCTACCGCTGAACAGGGCAGTCCCTTTAACGTCCCCTCGCCACACATTAAAGAGCCGTTAAGGGGAAACGCGGCCACCGTTTCATAGAAGCGAGCAGAATATTGCAAATGGCATAAACATTGCTCCATAGGCTAGACAGCAAAACCTGGTTCGTAGAGCTTCGCTGAAGGTTCGATTCCCACCTCGCCCCTCTCGGGTCAACTCGTGCTGTAGCCTTGCCGCACAGTGCCGTCCCCCTACCGCGAACAGCTTTCTCAACTCGGATTTTTGCTTCGTTTTTCGTCGTTCTCATCAGCTGTGTTCTAGGCGGACCACTCTGAGCGTTTTGCGCTCGATCTTCGCCTTCGAACACAGGCGCAAATTC from Rosistilla carotiformis includes the following:
- a CDS encoding glycosyltransferase family 9 protein, which gives rise to MSNNPYHILITRLSAIGDCIATMPLAAAIKQAMPQSKITWAVSCAAKQLLDICPDVDRVIVVPKRYLRQPSELLAMRRMLRQEPIDCVLDPQSLTKSAALGWLSGARLRIGFAKPRGRELAPWLNTVSVDGDPERHLIDAQATLLKPIDIVPSKPQFHLNIPDETLAWAKQHVQECVDHPSPVIINPGAGWDSRLWPTERYAEVATWLHREHQIPTLVVWAGDRERGFAEEICSASNGIAKVAGDTSLVQLAAVLKQAKLFLSSDTGPMHLAVAVGTRCLSLHGPTRPELSGPYGPQHLSIQKARFDGSSRERRGADNWSMQAIPVAEVCAGLTQMLSMSSRAAA
- a CDS encoding D-TA family PLP-dependent enzyme, producing MNWKDIPGLDGVESPGLLIDADAVQQNIDRMIEIVGGPDHVDRLFPHVKTHKIPEITRMQVDAGITKFKAATLSEAQMAATAGAREVLIAHQLVGPKVDRLATLIDDFPNTQFAVLVDDPHAADAINQKCGDAENPLDAYIDIDCGMHRTGILLGNPSDALRAHLDSLSGLRYAGLHVYDGHLHDPDLQVRTEKVKEILGKVARHEQQHPSPRVIVGGSPTFGIWAAETSWHCSPGTTLLWDFGYGNAHPDLPMTVAAALISRVISKPGEGKICIDLGHKSISAEMPLEKRFQFPDLPDAQPIGQSEEHLVLQTPNAASLHVGDIVIAIPRHICPTVALHSHATVVRGGRVTGERWRVTARDR
- a CDS encoding helix-turn-helix domain-containing protein, with the protein product MKKQTRPVEVTIPAWGVFVLESHHAADFQMEPSRHPFLEIFHVMQGRGTIRIGKRQVACQADDTVIIPPGDEHSIVDDPQDPLSIYGVCIATQLYAWHDAAAQWCKPGLRSVNKLALPGIRDNLRRMLYEQSVPRRGSELTIAGLAIQLLGTLAGDRGPGSLPAADSPSMHGHAQAVAQYIEQLRAHFFDASDIDSAAQKLGISRRRFTELFRQATGQTWLQFLTDRRVEHACHLLKQTDRTVVSIAFECGFEDLSSFYRAFNRRMHVAPNKWRQR
- a CDS encoding DUF1559 domain-containing protein gives rise to the protein MTIQKSKSAFTLVELLVVIAIIGILVGLLLPAVQAAREAARRMQCSNNLKQLGLALHNYHDTFKTFPPALLGSGRYNSASYHAAHGGVKNTTGWALLLPFFEQSTIADKYNYDVCSSSSSPYGLAVVGDDSINDGLYNTRLDVLECPSDPSAGRVWSVEVGGTGFYSRRDAIQTSYLFSTGGFTDYSAPWETYSSDVRQGVFGNDGAAKFASMTDGTSMTIAIGEATGGPFKTSSSYGPWGMTGTHTCCHGYLPGGSSTELTQAYAASYTQNWSINGAYNNDSLGRTYAWVFGSKHPGGASFVYADGSVHLLTETMNYMTLQQLGYIRDGQPLPSDY
- a CDS encoding transthyretin-like family protein, which codes for MFLFVLTAVSSGCGPGSNEPPTVSVRGTVTLGGKPLEGANVYYFSEQYSSAGKTDAAGVYELTKGALPGENTVYISKISVPEGALAGPDGGVDEGQLMAMAGDPALARSKSGPKEIVPVKYSDPSKTELTITVPEPGTEAANFALEAK